Proteins co-encoded in one Malus sylvestris chromosome 7, drMalSylv7.2, whole genome shotgun sequence genomic window:
- the LOC126630331 gene encoding uncharacterized protein LOC126630331, which produces MDRVTAMKTPRQQIQVNLEFMFIVESTEDPAYRAVSMLLSELKIGDEEDESRLFPTWAEKNGSLARLWVKLSGKTIKLDDVTFHQCVNLTRFNSEKTVSFVPPDGEFELMKI; this is translated from the exons ATGGACAGGGTCACAGCAATGAAGACCCCTCGGCAGCAGATTCAAGTCAATCTGG AGTTTATGTTTATCGTGGAAAGCACAGAAGACCCTGCTTATCGGGCTGTATCTATGCTACTATCAGAGCTTAAG ATTGGGGACGAGGAAGATGAATCAAGGTTGTTTCCAACCTGGGCCGAGAAGAATGGAAGCCTTGCAAGGTTGTGGGTGAAACTAAG TGGGAAAACTATCAAGCTCGACGATGTTACTTTCCATCAATGTGTAAACTTGACGAGGTTTAACTCAGAGAAGACAGTTAGTTTTGTGCCACCTGATGGTGAATTTGAATTGATGAA GATTTAG